From the Streptomyces sp. NBC_00390 genome, the window CAGTCGCACCCGCGCCATCCCGCCGAACAGGCCGGCCTCGATGCCCAGCAGCGGATCGTTGACCAGCGGCTCGGTGTGGCGCACCAGCTGCTCCCAGTCCTTGACCAGATAGGCCCGGCAGGCGTGCAGAAACCGCACCTGAGGGTCCGTGTCCACCGGGGGCAGAGCGGCCAGCGCACGGTCCAGTTCGGCCACATGGCGGCCGTCGAGCCAGTGGGAGGCGTGGGCGAGCAGCAGATCGCGCGGGCTCTCCAGCACTGGCTGGACCCACCAGCCCAGCCAGTACCAGGAGTTGAGGGTGCGGCGGTGACGGGCCCGCTGTTCCCCGAACCGTTCCCGGTTGCGGTACATGCGCAGCAGCGCGGTGGTGGTGTCGACGCGCAGCGCATGCAGCCCGAGCCAGGCGTCGGCCATCCCGGGGTCCAGTCGTACGGCCGTACGGAATTCTTCCTCGGCCTGCGGGTACGCGCCCATGGTGCAGGCGTCCACGCCGCGCACCCAGGCAATGTCGGCCGGTGACTGCACGCCCTGCGTGCCGACGTTCATAGGGTCCCCCCACTCCCCCCACAAGCCGTGCACCAGTGTTGTCACGCCTGGTGGCGCCCTTCGGCAGGGTGGGCAACCACCAAGCCACGGACGGGAATTGACCCACCGGGGTGCATCGTACCCGGGCAGAGGGTGGCGATTAAGGGCGTCGCGAGGACCTGGCAACGGTGACCCAGGGTGAGCGAATGGGGTCTGCTGCGCTGCAAGGCGAAGGGGGGAGGGCAGAACGAAGCCCCCGATCACGGGGGAACAACCGGGGGCTTCGCGTCTGCGGCGGCTCCTAAAAGCCGCACATTGAGAACGTAAGACCTGTAAGCCCCGTCGGTCAAGCAGAGTTGAGGCACTCTTGAGCCAGAATTCCGACCGATCGGTATGTCCAGGGATTTCCCATAACTCTACGTGATGACTCGGTTCGATCGCGGAGTCCCAGCAGGTCCGCGGCGCCACTCGTACCCCTCTCGGCACTCACGCACCACCGTGTCGGCGAACGGGCGCGAAGGGTCCGTCGAGAAATGGCGCGTCTCCGCCGCTGTCCACTCGTCCCAGAAATCGCTCAGTGCGGCGCCGTCCCGCGCCCTGCCGCGGGCCCAGGACTCCTCGGCGCCCCGCTCCATCCACAGCAGCCACGCGAGATGGGGGCGCAGCGCCCGCCGGCCCGCCCCCACCCCCTCCACCAGGACGACCGGTGAGGCCTCGAGACGCCGTGCAGCTCCGAAGGTGCGCAGATTCCAGTCGTACGGGTGATACAGCGCGGCCTGGCCTGCTGACAGCGGTGTGATCACCTCGGCGAGCATCCGGCCGGTCCACGCGAACAGCTCCTCGTGGGTGGCCAGATCGTCCAGATGCACCACCGGCGCCGGTTCGCCGCTGCCGACTGCCGCCGCGAGCCGCGTGGCGAAGGTGCTCTTGCCCGATCCGGCGTGGCCGTCCACCGCGATCAGCCGGACCGGCCCGCAGGACGGGGCGAGGGAGCGCAGCCGCGCGGCCTGCCGGTCGAGGTCGTCCATGGCGACACCCTACGAGGGCGCCGCGTCCTGCCGCAGGTCACTCCCCTGCGCCCTGTGTGAGGCCGCCAGTGGACAAGACCAATATTGGTGGCGCGACGCGGCGTGGAAGAGCTGGCAGAAGTCCCTGGGGGGCAGGGATAGTTGCCCCCACTGCCGCGCATCTGACTTGGGGGCCCCATGGCCGGACCGACTTCGCGCAGAACCGTCCTGGGCGCCGCCGTCGCGGCAGCCGCGAGTGCGGGTTCGCTGTCCTCTCTGAGCGGCGCGGCCGCCGCCCCGCCGTCCTCGGGCCGGGCGAAGGCGCCCGCACCGCTGATCGACAACCACTTCTGGTCCTCCTACACCGACTGGCGCTCCGGCGGTGCGGCAGGGACGAAGGCCGTCGCCGGCCGCCGGCCCGGCCTGGTGATCGCCGCCCCGGCAGGCCTCACCGAATACACCGACCCGCACACGGGCAGCCAGGCGAGCTGGGAGCACGCCGCCTGGACCTCGCCGGTGCACCGCTCGCCGGTTCCCGCCACCGAGGTCATCGCTTCCTGGAACGCCCACACGCCGGCCGGCACCTGGCTCCAGGTCGAGCTGGGCGGGACCTACTCCGACGGCACACGGACGCCGTGGTTCGTGATGGGCCGCTGGGCCGCGGGCGACGGGGACATCCGCCGTACCTCGGTCGACGACCAGAGCGACGGCAGGGCGACCATCTGGACCGACACGTTCTCGATCGACGACGCTGCGAGCGGGCTGAGGCTGACGACCTACCAGCTGCGGCTCACCCTCTACCGCAAACCCGGGACCAAGCTCACGCCGACCGTGTGGCGGCTCGGCGCGATGGCATCCGACATCCCGGACCGCTTCTCGGTGCCCGCGTCGGTCCCGGCCGGCCCGGCGCGTGAACTGCCCGTGCCGCGGTACTCGCAGAACACGCATGTCGGCCAGTACCCCGAGTACGACAACGGCGGCGAGGCCTGGTGCAGCCCGACCTCGTCACAGATGATCATCGAATACTGGGGACGCAGGCCCTCCGCGGCCGACCTGGCCTGGGTGAACCCGGACTTCGCCGACCCGCAGGTGTGCCACGCGGCCCGGTTCACCTTCGACCACCAGTACGAAGGCTGCGGCAACTGGCCGTTCAACGCCGCCTACGCCGCCACCTACCGGGACATGAACGCCGTGGTCACCCGGCTTTCCTCACTCACCGACCTGGAGAACCTGGTCGGAGCAGGGATCCCGGCCATAACGTCCCAGTCCTTCCTCAAGGAGGAGCTGACGGGCGCGGGCTACGGAACCGCCGGGCATCTGATGACGGTGATCGGCTTCACCGCCGGCGGCGATGTGATCGCGAACGACCCGGCGTCGCCCGGCAACTCGGCCGTGCGACGCGTCTACCGGCGCGCCGAATGGGAGAAGATCTGGCTGCGCACCAAGCGCTACAACGCGAGCGGCAAGGTGGTCTCCGGCACAGGTGGCGTCTGTTATCTCTACTGGCCCGACCAGCCGACCGCCGCCCAGCGCCGGGCGCTGGCCGCCGTCGGCATCCGCTGAGCTGGGACCGGCCCCCGGGCAGAGACGCAGGTCACTGCCCGGGGGCCGTATCCCTGGCACTGTGGTGCGGTCACCGGGGGGCGACCATCAGCCGGACGACCGAACGAGAACCGCCATGACTTCGACCGCAGCAGCAGCCGCCATGGACCGCGCCGAGAGCCGTACCCGTACCGGTGGCCCCGGCGACGGCCCCAAGGTCCTCGAGCACGTCCTCGGCTGGACCCTCGTCATGGTTCTCGCGATGCTCGTCACCCAGATCGGCCTGATCTAGGCCGACGCGACCGGGTGGCGGCCCGTGAACGGGGCCGCTCCTGTCCGGAACCGCTCCTGTCCGGAACCGCGCCGCAGGGTTGCCCGCGGGCTTGCGGGTCCAAGGCGGGCACCGAAGGACCGGACCGGTCGATCAATGGTGCGGACCAACCACCGATTCCGTTTCCATGGCAGTCCCACCCCGTCCGGCAGGAGTGCGGGCACCTCGTGACGGACGCCCGCCGATCGGGCATACTCAACGCGCCACAGCCGCCAACCAGCCGCTTTCGTGATCCGGAAGGGCAGCATCGGCCTGGCAGAAGATCGGCGGCGCGCCCACACCCTGTGCGTGCCTGCCGCAGCGCCCGACAGGGAGGAGAGCGCCGTAATGCCCGACCGCGCCCCGCAGCCGGTGGACCGTCAACTGCCCACCGAGGAGGCCAGGGATCTGATCACGCTGGTCCGCGACATCGTCCAGCGGGAGATCGCCCCCCGCGCGGCCGAGGAGGAGGACGCAGGGCACTTTCCGCGCGAGGTCTTCTCGCTGCTGTCAGACGCCGGACTGCTGGGTCTGCCCTACGACTCCGAGTACGGCGGCGGCGACCAGCCGTACGAGGTGTACCTCCAGGTGCTCGAAGAGCTCGCCGCGGCGCGGCTCACCGTCGGCCTCGGTGTCAGCGTCCACTCGCTCTCCTGCCACGCTCTGGCCGGATACGGCACCAAGGAGCAGCAGGCCGAACACCTTCCCGCGATGCTCGGCGGGGGCCTGCTCGGCGCCTACTGCCTGTCCGAGCCCGCTTCGGGGTCCGATGCGGCGTCACTGCGCACCAAGGCGGTCCGTGACGGCGACGACTGGGTCATCACCGGCACCAAGGCGTGGATCACCCACGGCGGTGTCGCCGATTTCTGCACGGTCATGGCCCGCACCGGGGGCGAGGGGGCGAAGGGCATCACCGCCTTCCTGGTCCCGGGCGACGCGCCGGGCCTGAACGCGGCGGTACCCGAGAAGAAGATGGGCATGAAGGGTTCGCCCACCGCGCAGCTCCACTTCGACGGTGTCCGGGTCCCCGACTCCCGCCGCCTCGGCGAGGAGGGCCAGGGCTTCGCGATCGCTCTGTCGGCGCTGGACTCGGGCCGTCTCGGGATCGCCGCCTGCGCCATCGGTGTCGCCCAGGCGGCCCTGGACGAGGCCCTCGCCTACGCCACCGGCCGCCGGCAGTTCGGCCGTCCCATCGCGGACTTCCAGGGGCTGCGCTTCATGCTCGCCGACATGGCCACCCGTATAGAGGCGGGGCGCGCCCTGTATCTCGCCGCGGCGCGGCTGCGGGACGCGGGCAAGCCGTTCTCCCGGCAGGCCGCGATGGCCAAGCTGTTCTGCACGGACGCGGCGATGAGCGTGACCACCGACGCGGTCCAGGTGCTGGGTGGCTACGGCTACACCCAGGACTTCCCGGCCGAGCGCTATATGCGGGAGGCCAAGGTGCTGCAGATCGTCGAGGGCACCAACCAGATCCAGCGCATGGTCATCGCCCGTCACCTCGCGGGGCCCGAGACGCGCTGATCCGTCCGCAGCTGATCCGCCCGCCTGAACACGGGCGTGAACGTCACCGGCGCCGCGAGCCTGCTCCACTCGGGGTCGCGGCGCCCGGGCAGGGTTCTGCCGTGGCTGGCCCAGAGCTGGAGCAGTTCCCGGTAGATGGGCGGATCGGCCGGATGGTAAACCGATTCTGCGCGCGCCGTGGGCAAAGGCGCAGGTGGGGGAACCGGCGGAGCC encodes:
- a CDS encoding uridine kinase family protein gives rise to the protein MDDLDRQAARLRSLAPSCGPVRLIAVDGHAGSGKSTFATRLAAAVGSGEPAPVVHLDDLATHEELFAWTGRMLAEVITPLSAGQAALYHPYDWNLRTFGAARRLEASPVVLVEGVGAGRRALRPHLAWLLWMERGAEESWARGRARDGAALSDFWDEWTAAETRHFSTDPSRPFADTVVRECREGYEWRRGPAGTPRSNRVIT
- a CDS encoding peptidase C39 family protein, which produces MAGPTSRRTVLGAAVAAAASAGSLSSLSGAAAAPPSSGRAKAPAPLIDNHFWSSYTDWRSGGAAGTKAVAGRRPGLVIAAPAGLTEYTDPHTGSQASWEHAAWTSPVHRSPVPATEVIASWNAHTPAGTWLQVELGGTYSDGTRTPWFVMGRWAAGDGDIRRTSVDDQSDGRATIWTDTFSIDDAASGLRLTTYQLRLTLYRKPGTKLTPTVWRLGAMASDIPDRFSVPASVPAGPARELPVPRYSQNTHVGQYPEYDNGGEAWCSPTSSQMIIEYWGRRPSAADLAWVNPDFADPQVCHAARFTFDHQYEGCGNWPFNAAYAATYRDMNAVVTRLSSLTDLENLVGAGIPAITSQSFLKEELTGAGYGTAGHLMTVIGFTAGGDVIANDPASPGNSAVRRVYRRAEWEKIWLRTKRYNASGKVVSGTGGVCYLYWPDQPTAAQRRALAAVGIR
- a CDS encoding SCO1431 family membrane protein, with protein sequence MTSTAAAAAMDRAESRTRTGGPGDGPKVLEHVLGWTLVMVLAMLVTQIGLI
- a CDS encoding acyl-CoA dehydrogenase; this encodes MPDRAPQPVDRQLPTEEARDLITLVRDIVQREIAPRAAEEEDAGHFPREVFSLLSDAGLLGLPYDSEYGGGDQPYEVYLQVLEELAAARLTVGLGVSVHSLSCHALAGYGTKEQQAEHLPAMLGGGLLGAYCLSEPASGSDAASLRTKAVRDGDDWVITGTKAWITHGGVADFCTVMARTGGEGAKGITAFLVPGDAPGLNAAVPEKKMGMKGSPTAQLHFDGVRVPDSRRLGEEGQGFAIALSALDSGRLGIAACAIGVAQAALDEALAYATGRRQFGRPIADFQGLRFMLADMATRIEAGRALYLAAARLRDAGKPFSRQAAMAKLFCTDAAMSVTTDAVQVLGGYGYTQDFPAERYMREAKVLQIVEGTNQIQRMVIARHLAGPETR